In Acidobacteriota bacterium, a single genomic region encodes these proteins:
- the infA gene encoding translation initiation factor IF-1, translating into MPKEDAFEVTGTIVETLPNAMFHVELENKHVVLAHVSGKMRKNFIRILPGDKVLVELSPYDLSRGRIIYRYK; encoded by the coding sequence ATGCCGAAAGAGGATGCCTTCGAAGTGACCGGAACCATCGTGGAGACGCTCCCGAACGCCATGTTCCATGTGGAGCTGGAGAACAAGCACGTGGTCCTGGCGCACGTGTCGGGCAAGATGCGAAAGAATTTCATCCGGATCCTCCCCGGGGACAAGGTCCTGGTGGAACTTTCACCCTACGACCTGTCCCGTGGACGGATCATTTACAGATACAAATAG
- the rpmJ gene encoding 50S ribosomal protein L36 produces the protein MKVRASVKKICPKCKIIKRKGILRIICEIKKHKQRQG, from the coding sequence ATGAAAGTAAGAGCATCGGTGAAGAAAATTTGTCCCAAGTGCAAGATCATCAAGCGGAAGGGTATCTTGCGGATCATCTGCGAGATCAAGAAGCACAAGCAAAGACAAGGCTGA